The following proteins are encoded in a genomic region of Anolis carolinensis isolate JA03-04 unplaced genomic scaffold, rAnoCar3.1.pri scaffold_12, whole genome shotgun sequence:
- the LOC103280478 gene encoding nyctalopin, with protein sequence MRKPVEVFCGKGGKNVGSFPGTVHKAQKDNRKKKEIVQLKSDPKHHVLIIKGKIRGQRWNVTHVNMGLPPNFQTTFLKGCCMFTRLYDHVSEVFSPDVLLTSMTGILRGCEVYGETRQYKLRFIFLWNVQGERIPPYCTIKQNWNNTVHEFHKPQQRGEAENSLGFIALTRRLVLCWSSFFARCHHPCSLPYAKAMRVSFLLLFLLLLLLSLLTSPLGSGRGSSRLPCPPSCKCSPDAIISCDRAGLRHLPRDIAASTISLNLSNNFLRLLTADAFSNLTYLNNLWLSRNNLTFLYPGAFKSLCNLRVLHLSQNSRLTYLHANTFEGLKNLISLDLSHCNLFEIHPFVFSHLPSLEALDLTSNNMRYIPEAFRKLVHLTKLSLERNNIEAIGTDSLKDMVALKDLNLRKNRIWTIQKDAFLRLDRLGVLNLGHNRLSDFPKQLFAGLTRLRTMHLEANHLTGISCPFGSLRSLRKLYLNNNHIASIADSAFSALKELDFLHLNRNNLSRLSSHLFADLPKLRRISLSHNPWECDCSMLWLATWILTYQGLIEGLHCANETSLLSLLDREAFLNCPPPPKFTREDGCDGGHQNGASHLPALSQKLVYALLPWWGSFPFSFLPSNLISL encoded by the exons GAAAACCTGTGGAGGTTTTCTGCGGGAAAGGAGGCAAAaatgtgggaagttttcctggaACGGTGCACAAAGCTCAGAAGGATAATCGCAAGAAGAAGGAGATCGTTCAGCTTAAGAGTGATCCCAAGCATCATGTACTGATAATCAAGGGCAAGATTAGAGGCCAGAGATG GAATGTTACCCATGTCAATATGGGGCTCCCACCCAATTTCCAAACAACCTttttaaagggttgttgtatgtttaccaggctgtatgatcatgtttcagaagtattctctcctgatgttttgctcacatctatgacaggcatccttagaggttgtgaggtatatggagaaactaggcaataTAAACtaaggtttatatttctgtggaacgtccagggtgagaga ATACCTCCCTACTGCACCATTAAGCAGAACTGGAACAACACCGTCCATGaattccataagccacagcaacgcggagAAGCGGAGAA CTCTCTCGGTTTCATTGCACTCACCCGGCGCCTTGTCCTTTGCTGGTCTTCCTTTTTTGCCCGGTGCCATCATCCATGCTCTTTGCCCTATGCCAAGGCTATGCGTGTCTCCttcctcctgctcttcctcctgctcctcctcctctctctcttgaCCAGTCCTTTGGGGTCCGGCCGGGGCTCAAGCCGCCTGCCGTGCCCTCCCTCctgcaaatgctcccctgacGCCATCATTTCCTGCGACCGAGCCGGCCTCCGACACCTCCCGAGGGACATTGCAGCCTCCACCATTTCGCTCAACCTCTCCAACAACTTCCTCCGCCTCCTAACCGCCGACGCCTTCAGCAACCTGACTTACCTCAACAACCTTTGGTTGAGCCGCAACAACTTGACCTTCTTGTATCCCGGGGCGTTCAAATCCCTCTGCAACCTGAGGGTGCTCCACCTGAGCCAGAACTCAAGGCTGACCTACCTCCACGCCAACACCTTTGAAGGCCTCAAGAACCTCATCAGCTTGGACCTCTCCCACTGCAACCTCTTTGAAATCCATCCATTCGTCTTCTCCCACCTGCCGTCCTTGGAAGCCCTCGACTTAACCTCCAACAACATGCGCTACATCCCGGAGGCTTTCCGGAAACTGGTGCACCTGACAAAGCTCTCCCTGGAGAGGAACAACATCGAAGCCATCGGGACGGACTCCCTGAAAGACATGGTGGCCCTGAAGGACCTGAACCTGCGCAAGAACCGCATCTGGACCATCCAGAAGGATGCGTTCCTCCGACTGGACAGGTTGGGCGTGTTGAATTTAGGACACAACCGCCTCTCCGATTTTCCTAAGCAGCTCTTTGCTGGATTAACGCGGCTCAGGACCATGCACCTTGAGGCCAACCATCTCACTGGGATCAGCTGCCCCTTTGGCAGCCTACGCAGCCTGCGGAAGCTTTACCTCAACAACAACCACATCGCCTCCATCGCCGACTCGGCCTTCTccgccttgaaggagctggactTCCTCCACTTGAACCGCAACAACCTGAGTCGCCTCTCCAGCCATCTCTTTGCGGACCTCCCCAAGCTGAGGCGCATCTCTTTGTCCCACAACCCTTGGGAGTGTGACTGCTCCATGTTGTGGTTGGCCACCTGGATCCTCACCTACCAAGGGCTCATTGAGGGACTCCACTGTGCCAACGAGACCTCTCTGCTCAGCCTCCTCGACCGGGAGGCTTTCTTGAACTGTCCACCACCTCCAAAGTTCACGCGAGAAGATGGTTGTGATGGGGGACACCAAAACGGCGCATCCCATCTCCCTGCCCTTTCTCAGAAACTGGTCTATGCCCTGCTTCCCTGGTGGGGttcatttcctttctccttcctgccATCCAATCTTATCTCATTGTGA